In the genome of Phaeodactylum tricornutum CCAP 1055/1 chromosome 20, whole genome shotgun sequence, one region contains:
- a CDS encoding proteinase inhibitor (Proteinase inhibitor, can be induced by leaf damage in plants.): MAASKMWIAVVVIVVGTILATAQVQNRGNKVSSKTNAAMVPMPKIGGGDEGQNKEGPWPQCVGWTGEKCKTWIESFAEDLRGNVYILPEDSMMTMDFRTDRVRILVDGNDLVSQTPSRG, from the exons ATGGCCGCTAGCAAAATGTGGATTGCTGTTGTAGTGATCGTCGTAGGAACTATTTTAGCAACCGCTCAGGTGCAGAACAGAGGAAACAAGGTT TCATCGAAAACAAACGCAGCTATGGTACCCATGCCCAAGATCGGTGGTGGTGACGAAGGGCAAAACAAGGAGGGCCCCTGGCCCCAGTGTGTGGGATGGACCGGTGAAAAATGCAAAACGTGGATCGAAAGTTTCGCCGAAGACTTGCGAGGCAACGTGTACATCCTTCCGGAAGATTCCATGATGACGATGGATTTTCGCACGGATCGGGTCCGCATTCTGGTCGACGGAAATGACCTGGTTTCTCAAACTCCTTCGCGCGGTTAG
- a CDS encoding predicted protein, which yields MVLEVHTKDDQQQDETSAERKSEAVTNEYVLNVAFLSFLGFTTLQCFFAVMARSQSMMADCAAMYVDVVTYLFNFLAERLKHGHIDTPWRDMRLRRLFLELIPPLISVTTLVAVTVIALRQAFVILLTPDDDESKEQQPDLVIMLVFSALNLVLDIINVSCFARADQAVGLPGQHGYEHVDGRHHDHQHCEHNANGNSTATPFSSEATPLVASNHSSNCDHEDSSQDTEAEGLNLNMCSAWTHVCADTLRSVAVLIAAGFAYIFPQLLTPADADSWGAIVVSIIILISLGPLLQGLYLTACKIRTVWCEEEPGSKILILNV from the exons ATGGTGCTCGAGGTTCATACAAAGGATGACCAGCAGCAGGACGAAACATCCGCTGAGCGAAAATCCGAAGCCGTTACCAATGAATACGTTTTG AACGTGGCCTTTTTATCATTCCTTGGCTTTACAACACTTCAGTGCTTTTTTGCCGTTATGGCAAGATCACAATCGATGATGGCTGACTG CGCTGCCATGTACGTGGATGTTGTAACCTACTTGTTCAATTTCTTGGCGGAACGGCTAAAACACGGACACATCGACACGCCCTGGAGAGACATGCGATTGCGTCGGCTTTTCTTGGAGCTCATCCCACCGCTAATCAGTGTCACAACACTAGTCGCGGTCACTGTCATAGCGCTTCGCCAAGCCTTTGTCATTCTATTGACgccggacgacgatgaatcCAAGGAACAACAGCCAGATTTAGTTATTATGCTCGTCTTTAGCGCTCTAAATTTGGTACTCGACATCATTAACGTGAGCTGTTTTGCACGAGCCGACCAGGCCGTGGGATTGCCGGGTCAGCACGGTTATGAACACGTTGACGGTCGTCACCACGACCACCAGCATTGCGAGCACAATGCGAACGGGAATAGTACTGCGACCCCATTTTCCAGCGAGGCAACACCTCTTGTTGCCAGCAACCATTCCAGTAATTGTGATCACGAAGACAGTTCACAAGACACCGAAGCGGAGGGTTTGAATTTGAATATGTGCTCGGCATGGACGCACGTTTGTGCGGATACGTTGCGGAGCGTTGCCGTGCTGATCGCCGCTGGTTTCGCCTACATATTTCCTCAGCTTTTGACACCGGCCGATGCCGATTCGTGGGGTGCTATCGTCGTGTCCATTATAATTTTGATCTCACTGGGACCACTTCTGCAAGGCTTGTACCTGACAGCGTGCAAAATTCGGACCGTTTGGTGTGAAGAAGAGCCAGGTTCCAAGATTTTGATTCTGAATGTGTAG
- a CDS encoding predicted protein, which translates to MNLFRTIALLGLASPTVLAFDYQITGSESIVLTDVETGIDKIATIFTDEQILVSVDGLTWEPSTTNVTESNNLLVWETFLDGQLQPQASGTQSLADTGRILPTRIDAGEIVVGSGGRVNIRVEITVDGNTITTEKEFEAYGSGVSIIPLLVVLVFALSTRMVEFSLFSGIFIGACMISGNLKDGFKSTLEDYILEALADVDHGYVYLFTLFLSGLVGMLEKSGGMYGFTKDVSRFATTPRTGQLACFSVGIFVFFDDYANVLLAGETMRPLLDLLYVSREKLSFIVDATSAPIASLSPVSSWVGFEVGLIQTQLDIIVERAGTDDIGIKTSGLGVFLQSIKYRYYPIFMIVLMLGLIYSGRDFGPMLVAERKTQVYERSDGGDGKGVASKNGTSEKHNAPKEGTPLKSWNMVFPVLVLIFFIFYMLVKTGEEPGTSQSFMDKIENSNSYSALLWGTMAAVMLTTIFYLLQPVKDGKVLVPVPSVVKELFFSRKEKDEDAESPPRFLMTVHDSVESFLYGMGRIFPALIVLTLAWASGAIMIGVGADRLFSRWIVGGIDPKALPTLSFIISMFMALATGTSWGTMSILFPLILVPTYDASNGDPTIFYAVTAGVLSGSVAGDHMSPISDTTVLSALACDCDLIAHVTTQVPYAMLVVLTSIILGTVPIGYDAWPNIIGILLGAILLIGFVYGLCAPVVNATGRFDPVTELFIKFSSRGEKESSLLLLKEDTIKKAAGENVQESKDLDVSEDDSSKKLEEAVYETPIGVEAGDSREENENM; encoded by the exons ATGAACTTGTTTCGTACGATTGCCCTCCTTGGGTTGGCATCTCCCACAGTGTTGGCCTTTGACTACCAGATCACCGGCAGCGAGAGCATCGTCCTCACGGACGTCGAAACCGGCATTGACAAGATTGCCACCATCTTTACCGACGAACAGATTCTCGTGTCGGTCGATGGACTCACCTGGGAAccgtccaccaccaacgtcACCGAATCCAATAACCTCCTCGTTTGGGAAACCTTTCTGGACGGACAGTTGCAGCCCCAGGCCAGCGGTACTCAGTCCTTGGCCGATACCGGACGCATCCTCCCCACCCGAATCGACGCCGGAGAAATCGTCGTGGGCAGTGGGGGTCGGGTCAATATTCGTGTCGAAATTACCGTCGACGGTAACACCATCACGACCGAAAAAGAGTTTGAAGCGTACGGGTCCGGAGTGTCCATTATTCCTCTGCTCGTGGTCCTCGTGTTTGCGCTTTCGACCCGTATG GTGGAATTTTCCCTCTTTTCGGGCATCTTTATCGGAGCCTGCATGATTAGCGGCAATCTCAAGGACGGGTTCAAGTCCACGTTGGAAGACTACATCCTCGAGGCTCTGGCCGATGTGGATCACGGATACGTTTACCTTTTCACGCTCTTTCTCTC TGGCTTGGTCGGAATGTTGGAAAAGAGCGGAGGCATGTACGGTTTCACCAAGGATGTTTCGCGATTCGCGACCACTCCCCGGACGGGTCAACTCGCCTGTTTCTCGGTCGGCATTTTTGTGTTCTTTGACGACTACGCCAACGTCCTACTCGCCGGAGAAACCATGCGTCCTCTTCTCGACCTACTCTACGTTTCGCGCGAAAAGCTCTCCTTCATCGTCGACGCCACGTCCGCTCCCATTGCCAGTCTTTCGCCAGTCTCCAGTTGGGTCGGATTCGAAGTGGGACTCATCCAAACGCAGCTCGATATCATCGTGGAACGAGCCGGAACCGACGATATTGGTATCAAGACCTCCGGTTTGGGAGTGTTCTTGCAAAGCATCAAGTACCGCTACTACCCGATTTTTATGATTGTTCTGATGTTGGGATTGATCTACAGTGGCCGTGATTTTGGTCCGATGCTCGTTGCGGAACGCAAAACTCAAGTCTACGAACGCTCCGATGGCGGTGACGGCAAGGGAGTCGCCAGCAAAAACGGAACCTCGGAGAAGCACAACGCCCCCAAGGAAGGAACGCCTTTGAAATCCTGGAATATGGTGTTCCCCGTACTGGTTTTG atttttttcattttttacATGCTCGTCAAAACGGGTGAGGAACCGGGGACCAGCCAAAGCTTCATGGACAAGATTGAAAACTCCAACTCGTATTCGGCCCTGCTTTGGGGTACCATGGCAGCCGTGATGCTGACCACCATCTTCTACTTGCTACAGCCAGTCAAGGATGGAAAAGTTCTCGTTCCCGTTCCAAGTGTGGTGAAGGAGCTATTCTTTTCgcgcaaagaaaaagacgaagacgCCGAATCGCCGCCTCGTTTCCTCATGACGGTTCACGATAGTGTCGAGAGCTTCCTCTACGGAATGGGCCGCATCTTTCCGGCCCTCATCGTTCTGACACTTGCTTGGGCGTCTGGTGCTATTATGATTGGCGTCGGCGCCGACCGCTTGTTCTCACGCTGGATTGTCGGCGGTATTGACCCTAAAGCCTTGCCCACACTTTCCTTTATCATTTCCATGTTCATGGCGCTGGCTACCGGAACGTCTTGGGGAACCATGTCTATTCTGTTTCCTTTGATTCTGGTGCCAACGTACGACGCCTCCAACGGTGATCCCACCATTTTTTACGCCGTGACTGCCGGAGTTCTGAGCGGCAGCGTGGCCGGTGACCACATGAGTCCAATTTCGGATACCACAGTACTAAGCGCCCTCGCCTGCGATTGCGACCTCATCGCACACGTGACTACTCAGGTACCCTATGCCATGCTAGTGGTCCTCACGAGTATCATTTTGGGGACCGTGCCGATTGGCTACGATGCCTGGCCTAATATCATCGGAATTCTCCTTGGAGCTATTCTGTTGATTGGATTTGTGTACGGACTCTGCGCACCAGTAGTCAACGCTACCGGGCGTTTTGATCCCGTCACCGAGCTTTTCATCAAGTTTTCCAGCCGCGGTGAAAAGGAATCCTCGCTTTTGCTCCTCAAGGAAGATACGATCAAGAAAGCTGCTGGCGAAAACGTCCAAGAGTCGAAGGATCTCGATGTCAGCGAAGACGATAGCTCCaagaaattggaagaagccgtctACGAGACGCCGATTGGCGTCGAAGCAGGGGATTCTCGCGAGGAGAATGAGAATATGTAG
- a CDS encoding predicted protein has product MSASRQNDDDDDDDPSVLRVALCQLPVTNDKAQNHQTAREYLNRAANQGARLVVLPEIWNSPYATAAFPEYAEQLPDVLAQDGDGHTGVYESPSADLLRESAKEHKLWIVGGSIPERDDDDKIYNTSLVFDPQGNLVAKHRKMHLFDIDVPGGITFFESDTLSPGNTVSHFATPWGNIGLGICYDIRFPEYAMLLAKEHDCGILIYPGAFNLTTGPAHWELLQRGRAVDNQCFVLTASPARTEPPSKAGLYPHYTAWGHSTAVSPWGEVIATTNEKAGIVFADLDLSKVTEMRTSIPIGKQKRTDLYQLVGKS; this is encoded by the coding sequence ATGAGTGCTTCCAGgcagaacgacgacgatgatgatgatgatcCTTCCGTATTGCGGGTAGCCTTGTGTCAGCTCCCCGTGACAAACGACAAGGCCCAGAATCACCAAACGGCAAGGGAGTATCTTAATCGGGCGGCTAATCAGGGAGCAAGGCTTGTGGTTTTGCCGGAAATCTGGAATTCCCCGTACGCAACGGCCGCCTTTCCAGAGTACGCCGAACAGTTGCCCGACGTTCTCGCTCAAGATGGTGACGGACACACAGGCGTGTACGAGTCACCTTCGGCCGATCTCTTGCGCGAGAGCGCCAAAGAACACAAATTGTGGATTGTCGGAGGCAGTATTCCCGAGCgtgatgacgacgataaAATTTACAATACCAGTCTGGTATTTGATCCTCAAGGAAACCTGGTGGCGAAGCATCGCAAAATGCATCTCTTCGATATCGACGTTCCGGGGGGTATTACCTTTTTCGAGTCGGACACCTTGAGTCCTGGAAACACTGTGTCCCACTTTGCCACCCCGTGGGGCAACATTGGATTGGGCATCTGCTACGATATACGATTTCCAGAATACGCCATGCTCTTGGCCAAAGAGCACGACTGCGGAATACTAATCTACCCAGGAGCCTTCAATCTTACCACTGGCCCGGCTCATTGGGAGTTGCTGCAGCGTGGTCGGGCCGTGGACAATCAGTGTTTCGTCTTGACGGCTTCGCCCGCGCGTACCGAACCTCCTTCAAAGGCCGGTCTGTATCCCCACTACACAGCCTGGGGTCATTCGACCGCGGTGTCTCCGTGGGGTGAAGTGATTGCAACGACGAATGAAAAGGCCGGCATTGTTTTCGCGGATCTAGACCTGTCCAAGGTTACGGAAATGCGAACCTCCATTCCGATTGGCAAGCAAAAACGAACGGATCTCTATCAGCTAGTTGGAAAATCCTGA
- a CDS encoding predicted protein → MAEQHQAAPSEFQILSVLKQRISSPIFPKRSNTDKSKTEGSYEDFVSALMSQADPQPVLVIDTDDGGDAQNLCEIFRSSPPRNPSSGKAFTLVALVSIAKSTVKKKLVAMLEQARFPIFLPRSKH, encoded by the exons ATGGCCGAACAGCACCAGGCTGCTCCTTCCGAGTTTCAAATTTTGTCGGTTTTGAAGCAAAGAATCTCGTCACCAATTTTCCCGAAACGCTCGAACACTGACAAGAGCAAGACTGAAGGGTCGTACGAGGACTTTGTCTCGGCGCTTATGTCACAGGCAGATCCACAACCAGTGCTTGTGATAGACACCGATGACGGCGGAGATGCACAGAATCTTTGCGAAATATTCCGTTCCTCACCACCAAGAAATCCATCGAGCGGAAAAGCTTTTACGTTGGTGGCTTTGGTTTCAATTGCGAAATCGACTGTGAAAAAGAAACTCGTCGCAATGCTCGAGCAGGCTCGTTTTCCCATTTTTTTGCCACGAAG CAAACACTAG
- a CDS encoding predicted protein codes for MQGKLHYGRTKTTRIGSSRLPHRKYKHHLGDITAPRFTEKDNAREMQELSHEERDAIEDDLYGISSFEPFPETAELKANAIQQLDEAIALVSDAEKVHYLKALKTCPQLVRLESDPILFLRAESFNTWAAAERLIKYWSMRCKIFGETAFLPIVATGHGALSRAATAMLSEHYCLPLKEDSKGRAVVYYDRSRLKNSTEFRNAILQVFMYTLNCFIAESEAAQKSGVVLLVNARDASAAHFDRKQAKDVLSILRDCMPAKLKASHACLPLRKSPKVYILPVLLHLMGRRFRHRFRLHCGSDEDNMMALEKYGLLTAHIPKDVGGTLDVQIACQSWLASRLERERWQEESGLYKHSF; via the exons ATGCAAGGTAAACTGCATTACGGGCGTACCAAAACGACGAGAATCGGCTCGAGCAGGCTTCCGCACAGAAAGTATAAGCACCACCTCGGAGA CATCACTGCTCCTCGATTTACGGAAAAAGACAATGCCAGAGAAATGCAGGAGTTGTCTCATGAAGAGAGAGATGCGATTGAGGATGATCTCTACGGAATATCGTCATTCGAGCCTTTCCCAGAAACAGCAGAGTTAAAAGCGAACGCCATTCAGCAACTCGATGAGGCTATCGCGTTAGTATCCGACGCTGAGAAAGTCCATTATTTAAAAGCGTTAAAAACCTGTCCCCAGCTCGTGCGACTCGAGTCCGATCCGATCTTATTCTTGAGAGCCGAGAGCTTTAACACGTGG GCCGCAGCAGAGAGACTGATCAAATACTGGTCTATGCGCTGTAAGATATTCGGAGAGACTGCTTTCCTTCCCATTGTAGCAACCGGGCACGGTGCTTTAAGTCGAGCAGCAACTGCCATGTTGAGTGAGCATTATTGTTTGCCCCTCAAGGAAGATTCCAAGGGAAGAGCGGTCGTCTACTATGATCGCTCTAGGCTAAAAAATTCTACCGAATTTCGGAATGCCATT CTACAAGTTTTTATGTACACTTTAAATTGTTTTATAGCGGAATCAGAAGCGGCGCAAAAAAGCGGGGTTGTTCTTCTGGTGAATGCACGG GATGCCAGTGCCGCCCACTTTGATCGCAAGCAAGCAAAAGATGTCCTATCGATACTTCGAGACTGCATGCCAGCGAAGCTCAAAGCATCCCATGCCTGCTTGCCCCTTAGAAAGTCTCCCAAGGTATATATACTTCCAGTACTGCTTCACTTGATGGGTAGACGCTTTCGTCATCGTTTTCGGTTGCACTGCGGAAGCGATGAAGACAACATGATGGCGCTCGAAAAATATGGTTTGCTTACGGCACATATTCCAAAAGATGTCGGTGGCACGTTGGATGTCCAAATAGCATGCCAAAGTTGGCTCGCTTCAAGGCTAGAAAGGGAACGTTGGCAAGAAGAGTCAGGTCTCTACAAGCACAGTTTTTGA